From the Ciona intestinalis chromosome 2, KH, whole genome shotgun sequence genome, one window contains:
- the LOC100178091 gene encoding DUF21 domain-containing protein At4g33700 isoform X2: MTENITCSLETGNLIICNGVTYKPEVVLTYHDKLFWIYLGIYVALVLIAGLMSGLTMGLLSLDLMSLTVLSTDGKPNEQKHAKRILPLVKRHHLLLVTLLLSNAAAVESMPLFLDKISNPITAIVVSVTAVLIFGEVVPQALCTRYGLAIGSTLSPLVYALMFITLPISWPLAKILDCVLGKEHTTFFRRAELSALVSLHRTEGQENEEPLTADEVTVIKGALAMRDKQVKQVCTPMESVFSLDVNGVMDQTTMNLLLSKGHSRVPIYEGTPDNLIGLILVKNLIKIDPDANLPIREVFEEHKRPLLKVPHSTGLFDVLNLFQLGKSHMFIVVRENESGNTAVATKLEPEDEVIGLITLEDVMEELIQEEIVDETDVYVDVHRKIEVAKSRRQLLSTSSNKFARQNPKSNITDVNVDSADDTQPLLR, from the coding sequence ATGACAGAAAATATTACTTGTTCTTTGGAGACTGGAAACCTAATCATTTGCAATGGAGTGACTTATAAACCTGAAGTAGTACTAACATATCATGATAAATTGTTCTGGATATATCTTGGCATTTATGTTGCGCTCGTTTTAATAGCTGGATTAATGAGTGGTTTGACTATGGGACTTTTATCATTAGATTTAATGAGTTTAACAGTCTTGTCTACTGATGGAAAACCTAATGAACAGAAACACGCAAAGCGAATTTTACCTTTGGTTAAAAGACATCACCTGCTGTTAGTTACGTTACTGCTTTCTAATGCAGCAGCTGTGGAAAGTATGCCACTCTTTCTTGACAAGATTTCAAATCCCATAACTGCTATTGTTGTATCAGTCACCgctgttttaatatttggaGAAGTTGTACCACAGGCTTTGTGCACCCGGTATGGTCTTGCAATTGGATCTACCTTATCTCCTCTTGTATATGCGCTGATGTTTATTACACTACCCATCTCATGGCCACTAGCCAAAATTTTGGATTGTGTTCTGGGCAAAGAACATACCACCTTCTTTCGAAGAGCAGAGCTAAGTGCACTGGTTTCTTTGCACAGAACTGagggacaagaaaatgaagaACCTTTAACTGCAGATGAGGTCACTGTCATCAAAGGTGCACTTGCTATGAGAGATAAACAAGTAAAGCAAGTGTGCACGCCAATGGAAAGCGTGTTTTCTTTAGATGTGAATGGTGTAATGGACCAAACCACCATGAATTTACTTTTGAGCAAAGGCCACTCCCGTGTACCAATCTATGAAGGCACCCCTGATAATTTAATCGGTCTAATCCTCgtcaaaaatttaattaaaattgatcCTGATGCCAATTTACCAATCAGGGAAGTGTTCGAAGAGCACAAGCGTCCTTTGCTGAAAGTTCCACACTCCACAGGCCTCTTTGATGTTCTCAATTTATTCCAGCTTGGAAAAAGTCACATGTTTATTGTGGTGAGAGAAAACGAAAGCGGCAACACTGCTGTGGCTACTAAGCTTGAACCTGAGGACGAAGTAATTGGTTTGATTACCCTGGAAGATGTGATGGAGGAACTAATACAAGAAGAAATAGTTGATGAGACTGATGTGTATGTTGATGTGCATAGAAAAATTGAAGTTGCAAAATCTCGACGTCAATTGCTCTCCACTAGCTCCAATAAGTTTGCGCGTCAAAACCCAAAGTCAAACATCACTGATGTTAATGTGGATTCTGCAGATGATACACAACCTTTGTTGagataa
- the LOC100178091 gene encoding DUF21 domain-containing protein At4g33700 isoform X1, with protein sequence MLFYCWGEAVSYFVSFLLSGLRFAVVCCFCSVVDLVKHPTMTENITCSLETGNLIICNGVTYKPEVVLTYHDKLFWIYLGIYVALVLIAGLMSGLTMGLLSLDLMSLTVLSTDGKPNEQKHAKRILPLVKRHHLLLVTLLLSNAAAVESMPLFLDKISNPITAIVVSVTAVLIFGEVVPQALCTRYGLAIGSTLSPLVYALMFITLPISWPLAKILDCVLGKEHTTFFRRAELSALVSLHRTEGQENEEPLTADEVTVIKGALAMRDKQVKQVCTPMESVFSLDVNGVMDQTTMNLLLSKGHSRVPIYEGTPDNLIGLILVKNLIKIDPDANLPIREVFEEHKRPLLKVPHSTGLFDVLNLFQLGKSHMFIVVRENESGNTAVATKLEPEDEVIGLITLEDVMEELIQEEIVDETDVYVDVHRKIEVAKSRRQLLSTSSNKFARQNPKSNITDVNVDSADDTQPLLR encoded by the exons ATGCTGTTCTACTGTTGGGGTGAAGCAGTTTCGTACTTCGTTTCGTTTTTACTTTCGg GTTTAAGGTTTGCTGTCGTCTGCTGTTTCTGCTCTGTGGTGGATCTTGTAAA ACATCCAACAATGACAGAAAATATTACTTGTTCTTTGGAGACTGGAAACCTAATCATTTGCAATGGAGTGACTTATAAACCTGAAGTAGTACTAACATATCATGATAAATTGTTCTGGATATATCTTGGCATTTATGTTGCGCTCGTTTTAATAGCTGGATTAATGAGTGGTTTGACTATGGGACTTTTATCATTAGATTTAATGAGTTTAACAGTCTTGTCTACTGATGGAAAACCTAATGAACAGAAACACGCAAAGCGAATTTTACCTTTGGTTAAAAGACATCACCTGCTGTTAGTTACGTTACTGCTTTCTAATGCAGCAGCTGTGGAAAGTATGCCACTCTTTCTTGACAAGATTTCAAATCCCATAACTGCTATTGTTGTATCAGTCACCgctgttttaatatttggaGAAGTTGTACCACAGGCTTTGTGCACCCGGTATGGTCTTGCAATTGGATCTACCTTATCTCCTCTTGTATATGCGCTGATGTTTATTACACTACCCATCTCATGGCCACTAGCCAAAATTTTGGATTGTGTTCTGGGCAAAGAACATACCACCTTCTTTCGAAGAGCAGAGCTAAGTGCACTGGTTTCTTTGCACAGAACTGagggacaagaaaatgaagaACCTTTAACTGCAGATGAGGTCACTGTCATCAAAGGTGCACTTGCTATGAGAGATAAACAAGTAAAGCAAGTGTGCACGCCAATGGAAAGCGTGTTTTCTTTAGATGTGAATGGTGTAATGGACCAAACCACCATGAATTTACTTTTGAGCAAAGGCCACTCCCGTGTACCAATCTATGAAGGCACCCCTGATAATTTAATCGGTCTAATCCTCgtcaaaaatttaattaaaattgatcCTGATGCCAATTTACCAATCAGGGAAGTGTTCGAAGAGCACAAGCGTCCTTTGCTGAAAGTTCCACACTCCACAGGCCTCTTTGATGTTCTCAATTTATTCCAGCTTGGAAAAAGTCACATGTTTATTGTGGTGAGAGAAAACGAAAGCGGCAACACTGCTGTGGCTACTAAGCTTGAACCTGAGGACGAAGTAATTGGTTTGATTACCCTGGAAGATGTGATGGAGGAACTAATACAAGAAGAAATAGTTGATGAGACTGATGTGTATGTTGATGTGCATAGAAAAATTGAAGTTGCAAAATCTCGACGTCAATTGCTCTCCACTAGCTCCAATAAGTTTGCGCGTCAAAACCCAAAGTCAAACATCACTGATGTTAATGTGGATTCTGCAGATGATACACAACCTTTGTTGagataa
- the LOC100180551 gene encoding inositol monophosphatase 1-like translates to MAAVNLEEILTFGTGLARTVGSVILDAFKQPKNIQHKMGCADLVTETDQQVEEMIIKAIKETYPSHKFIGEESVAGGLKCNLTDDPTWIVDPIDGTTNFVHRYPYVAVCLGFCVNKTVKLGIVYNVPNDEMFTAIRGQGAFSNGKKLAVSSESDLSKSLIMAEFGSARDPATVETVLKNMSSVVLNPVHSIHCMGSAALNICAVASAQAEAYYEFGIHCWDYCAASIILEEAGGVTIDTEGGPMDLMARRIVAACNLTIAEGLRKKLVPIHFPRD, encoded by the exons ATGGCTGCTGTTAATTTAGAAGAAATTCTTACTTTTGGAACAGGACTGGCAAGGACTGTAGGATCA GTTATCCTGGATGcatttaaacaaccaaaaaacattcaacacaAAATGGGTTGTGCTGATTTAGTTACCGAAACTGATCAGCAAGTTGAAGAGATGataataaaagcaattaaGGAAACTTACCCTTCACATAA GTTCATTGGTGAGGAATCTGTTGCTGGTGGTTTGAAGTGTAACCTCACAGATGATCCAACCTGGATAGTTGATCCTATTGATGGAACAACTAATTTTGTCCATCG ATATCCTTATGTTGCCGTCTGTCTTGGGTTTTGTGTgaacaaaacagtaaaactTGGAATTGTATACAATGTCCCAAATGATGAAATGTTTACAGCCATAAGGGGCCAAGGAGCATTTAGTAACGGGAAAAAGCTGGCTGTGTCAAGCGAAAGTG ATCTTTCCAAGTCTCTTATTATGGCAGAGTTTGGTTCAGCTAGGGATCCTGCTACAGTGGAAACTGTGCTTAAAAACATGTCATCAGTTGTTCTAAACCCTGTTCATTC CATTCACTGTATGGGTTCAGCAGCTCTAAACATTTGTGCAGTGGCTTCTGCACAGGCTGAAGCTTATTATGAATTTGGTATCCACTGTTGGGATTATTGTGCTGCGTCGATCATATTGGAAGAGGCTGGTGGTGTGACCATCGACACAGAAG GAGGTCCAATGGATTTAATGGCTCGACGAATAGTTGCTGCATGTAATTTAACTATTGCAGAAGgtttaagaaaaaagttgGTTCCAATTCATTTTCCAAGAGACTGA